The Calditrichota bacterium region ATTCCCTGTGCGGTAGCAAAGGGGAGGTAGTGTAAAGACGAGTCCCGCCGGTGTACCCCCCAAATTTCCCGATGTTGGAACCATGGTGTCTCCTGGAGGAAGGAGACCAGAGGTTGTCACACCTTCTGGATCGCCCATTCCGATTACGCTTCTGGGCCAATGGCCCAAGCGACCAGCGCAGAGGACTGCTGTTGTCTTCGTTGACTGGAAATTTGGCCTTGTAATTTCGCGACGCGTGCGTTATATTTCCAAAAAAGGACGCTTCAGTCCACGATCGGAAATATCTTGCTTTGGCCGCAACTGACAGAACTCGCCGGGGAGCAGCGGCTGCCGCTCAGTATCGTCGTCGCTGAGGCGCTGCACTTGGCAGCACTGGATGCGCTTTTCGCCAGGCCCGAAAGCGCCAAGATCGCCTTCCAGGGAGGCACCTGCCTGCACCTGGTTTACGGAGGGTATCGCTACTCCGAGGATCTGGATTTCGCCGGCAAGGAGATCGATCGCGCATTCTGCGACCGGCTGGTGGACGAAGCCCGAGCGCCCATCGAGAAAGCCGTGGTGCAGATGCTGGGGCTGGGATCCTTCGAGTGGCGTTTTCCGGTAACGAGCAAAGGGGCCAAAGTCTTTGCTTATTGGTTCTCTTTCCAGCCGCAGGGGCAGAGGCAGAAATACCGACTCAAGATCGAATTCGGCCAGTATCCGGTCTACCAGGTGCAGGCAAGGTCTGTGCGCTCACCGATAGATGTCCTTGTCCGACAGCCGCTTGTTG contains the following coding sequences:
- a CDS encoding nucleotidyl transferase AbiEii/AbiGii toxin family protein codes for the protein MLWPQLTELAGEQRLPLSIVVAEALHLAALDALFARPESAKIAFQGGTCLHLVYGGYRYSEDLDFAGKEIDRAFCDRLVDEARAPIEKAVVQMLGLGSFEWRFPVTSKGAKVFAYWFSFQPQGQRQKYRLKIEFGQYPVYQVQARSVRSPIDVLVRQPLVAALSPVELLAEKLAALCGRRYLKGRDIFDIWYLTEVLNAPLDRDLVARKFQDYRVRLSSESIRRRMALTASSSLTAEMARFLPERYRTHLARDDYEAVRKAARAICEQVRRIV